The following coding sequences are from one Eublepharis macularius isolate TG4126 chromosome 19, MPM_Emac_v1.0, whole genome shotgun sequence window:
- the LOC129346587 gene encoding intercellular adhesion molecule 5-like: protein MLQLLCVLLASAAAAAAAQEAQEQPFVSAWPENPVVEFGSSLVLNCSTNCKNIRDGGLETNLDKKDEGEGPTWKAFRLFNVSNWDSAPSCYFDCGEDVDMKPHRVNFTVYRVPELVELDPVPVMEVGKNYTLTCRVSSMAPIRNLSVAFLQGGKRLHLQTFEKHAAREASDVVVTHIVTAHQADRGEEISCHAALDLRPEGQLFGQASLNQSLETVDFPVNPQLRPLRYMEVNTSETVTCEVTGVFPAEEAQFEMTFAEERLNLSVTVVGDVARAQAQVSSSIAGSHTLKCTVSLGPVTKTAEENVNVYCLPDLVLTLSPQETFVNEAVEVACYDAHPEATQSPPFSAHIRNSRGVLESRDSLPFRVSVTTTEEDDGQEFTCQVDTEIDGRPIRRKTSSSLTVFYGPQMNDSSCPGALTWKADSKEAFRCSAWGNPPPTVECRKHDVPYAIGMPQLVTKDHQGSYNCSASNWLGSVAKLVVVNVESDEPPTLLIILVILSLASLASAAGVGYYMYYKGHKCGKYRLPRKAKGNPSEEKHLNGSIQTDSV, encoded by the exons ATGCTGCAGCTCCTCTGCGTCCTCCTGGCCTCGGCGGCCGCCGCGGCTGCTGCGCAAG AGGCTCAAGAGCAACCCTTTGTGAGTGCCTGGCCAGAAAACCCTGTGGTGGAATTTGGAAGCTCCTTGGTGTTAAACTGCAGTACCAACTGCAAGAACATCCGTGATGGTGGCCTAGAGACCAACCTAGACAAGAAGGACGAAGGAGAGGGCCCCACGTGGAAAGCGTTCAGGCTCTTCAATGTCAGCAACTGGGACTCTGCACCTTCATGCTATTTCGACTGTGGCGAGGATGTTGACATGAAGCCCCATCGTGTGAACTTCACTGTTTACC GAGTGCCAGAGCTTGTAGAGCTGGATCCGGTGCCAGTGATGGAGGTGGGAAAGAACTACACCTTGACCTGCCGGGTTTCCAGCATGGCCCCCATCCGCAACCTGTCTGTGGCCTTCCTCCAAGGGGGGAAGAGACTGCACCTGCAGACTTTTGAGAAGCACGCTGCACGCGAAGCCAGTGATGTTGTGGTGACCCACATTGTAACTGCTCATCAGGCTGACCGTGGGGAGGAAATCAGCTGCCATGCGGCCCTGGATTTGCGGCCGGAAGGGCAGCTCTTTGGACAGGCCTCCCTCAACCAATCGCTGGAGACTGTGG ATTTTCCAGTGAATCCTCAGCTGAGACCTTTACGCTACATGGAGGTAAACACCTCAGAGACGGTGACCTGTGAAGTGACTGGGGTTTTTCCAGCCGAAGAGGCCCAGTTTGAAATGACTTTTGCTGAGGAGAGATTGAACCTTAGTGTGACTGTGGTGGGGGATGTGGCACGGGCCCAGGCTCAGGTCTCGTCCTCCATAGCGGGAAGCCACACCCTGAAATGCACAGTTTCTCTGGGGCCAGTGACCAAAACGGCAGAGGAGAACGTAAATGTGTACT GTTTGCCTGACCTTGTCCTAACCCTCAGTCCCCAAGAGACCTTTGTCAACGAGGCTGTGGAGGTTGCGTGCTACGACGCTCACCCTGAGGCCACCCAGTCCCCTCCCTTTTCAGCACATATTCGAAACAGCAGGGGAGTCTTAGAGTCTCGAGACAGCCTTCCCTTCCGGGTTTCAGTGACTACGACAGAAGAGGACGATGGGCAAGAATTCACATGTCAAGTGGACACAGAGATTGATGGGAGGCCAATCAGAAGGAAGACGTCTTCAAGTCTCACTGTCTTCT ATGGGCCCCAGATGAATGATTCCAGCTGCCccggtgccctgacctggaaggCTGACAGTAAGGAAGCCTTCCGCTGTTCAGCCTGGGGAAACCCACCACCAACCGTCGAATGCAGAAAACACGATGTGCCTTATGCCATTGGGATGCCACAGCTGGTCACCAaagaccaccaaggcagctatAACTGCAGTGCCTCCAATTGGCTCGGGTCTGTTGCTAAGTTGGTGGTGGTTAATGTTGAAT CTGATGAGCCCCCAACCCTTTTAATAATCTTGGTGATTCTCAGTTTGGCGTCTCTCGCCTCTGCAGCTGGAGTGGGCTATTATATGTACTACAAAGGCCATAAATGCGGGAAATACCGCTTACCAAGGAAAGCGAAGGGAAATCCCTCTGAGGAAAAGCACCTGAATGGCAGCATACAGACTGACAGTGTCTAA